Sequence from the Neomonachus schauinslandi chromosome 9, ASM220157v2, whole genome shotgun sequence genome:
NNNNNNNNNNNNNNNNNNNNNNNNNNNNNNNNNNNNNNNNNNNNNNNNNNNNNNNNNNNNNNNNNNNNNNNNNNNNNNNNNNNNNNNNNNNNNNNNNNNNNNNNNNNNNNNNNNNNNNNNNNNNNNNNNNNNNNNNNNNNNNNNNNNNNNNNNNNNNNNNNNNNNNNNNNNNNNNNNNNNNNNNNNNNNNNNNNNNNNNNNNNNNNNNNNNNNNNNNNNNNNNNNNNNNNNNNNNNNNNNNNNNNNNNNNNNNNNNNNNNNNNNNNNNNNNNNNNNNNNNNNNNNNNNNNNNNNNNNNNNNNNNNNNNNNNNNNNNNNNNNNNNNNNNNNNNNNNNNNNNNNNNNNNNNNNNNNNNNNNNNNNNNNNNNNNNNNNNNNNNNNNNNNNNNNNNNNNNNNNNNNNNNNNNNNNNNNNNNNNNNNNNNNNNNNNNNNNNNNNNNNNNNNNNNNNNNNNNNNNNNNNNNNNNNNNNNNNNNNNNNNNNNNNNNNNNNNNNNNNNNNNNNNNNNNNNNNNNNNNNNNNNNNNNNNNNNNNNNNNNNNNNNNNNNNNNNNNNNNNNNNNNNNNNNNNNNNNNNNNNNNNNNNNNNNNNNNNNNNNNNNNNNNNNNNNNNNNNNNNNNNNNNNNNNNNNNNNNNNNNNNNNNNNNNNNNNNNNNNNNNNNNNNNNNNNNNNNNNNNNNNNNNNNNNNNNNNNNNNNNNNNNNNNNNNNNNNNNNNNNNNNNNNNNNNNNNNNNNNNNNNNNNNNNNNNNNNNNNNNNNNNNNNNNNNNNNNNNNNNNNNNNNNNNNNNNNNNNNNNNNNNNNNNNNNNNNNNNNNNNNNNNNNNNNNNNNNNNNNNNNNNNNNNNNNNNNNNNNNNNNNNNNNNNNNNNNNNNNNNNNNNNNNNNNNNNNNNNNNNNNNNNNNNNNNNNNNNNNNNNNNNNNNNNNNNNNNNNNNNNNNNNNNNNNNNNNNNNNNNNNNNNNNNNNNNNNNNNNNNNNNNNNNNNNNNNNNNNNNNNNNNNNNNNNNNNNNNNNNNNNNNNNNNNNNNNNNNNNNNNNNNNNNNNNNNNNNCCGTGTTacaacttatttaatatttttccttaagatttttgttgttaaaattcttttctttttttgggggggttaagTTTCTTTAAAGAAGCTCTCTAATCCTGTGACAGTTGCCACTGGTAAGGTAAATGTAAGaataaatactgtgaaaatggAACAGTGGTATTAGACAGTATTGCCTGCTCAGGGCTCTGAATCCAGTGCTTGTTGTCTTAAAAAGGGAGATTGGAGAGATTCGAGAGGTGTTTAAGACGGGTCTGTCAGGATTTGATTTTACCCTACTTATAAGCTAATATTTTATAGCCAGTTCATGAAACCTGGCAGAAGATATTAGACTGGTGGGTCAGGGACTACTCACAGCGCAAGCAGCATGAGCATCATGATTGTGTTGGTTGCTATTACTTCCCAGCTCCTACAGGGGTTGTACGGAGAGGCCCAGGTGGATGCTACACATTCAGTGGCTTGCATCATGGCTAAGGACCACTCGAGCTTGGAAAATCCACTTCTTTTACAGCTGTCAGTAAATAAGCTTGCTCTTTCTCCTGGAGCGAGACATCACCTTATCCCTCGAGGTTGCACACTGCAAACAGAACCCTGAGAAATGGCCTGGGTGAAGAGTGGCGAGAACCTTGCGTTCTTGACACACTCAGCAAGAATGTACATGGCCCAGACTGCATTGCCTCACCTAGTGGTGCTAAATGCCGAGACCTTCTTGAAATAATCACAAGGAGTAGagaaaatttgtaataaaaataactctCTTGCCTTGtgatttaatctttttcttaaaaaactaaactttaTTTTGAGGTAGGTTCACATGTAGTTGTAAGAAAtagtatatagaaaaaaaatcagtgaattttatatttaaatgcatGAATTTATgacagtaaatttttatttatttttttagtaaatttttaaaaaattaccataatatattatttgtttcaggggtacaggtctgtgattcgtcagtcttatacaatttgcagtgctcaccatagtacataccctccccagtgtccatcacctagccaccccatctctcccgcccccctccactccagcagccttcagtttgtttcctgagattaagagtctcttatggtttgtctccccctccggtttcatcttgtttcatttttctctcccttcccctatgatcctctgtcttgtttctcaaattcatcatatcagtgagatcatatgataattgcctttctctgattgacttatttcgcttagcataataccctctagttccgtccaCGTTATGACAGTAAATTATGTCACAAGAAAAGTAAAACgaaaaataatacagagggaTTCTGTGTCCCCTCTACCCAgtttccctcaatttttttttaaagattatttatttatttatttatttgacacagagagacacagcgagagagggaacacaagcagggggagtgggagagggagaagcaggctaaccgcgaagcagggagcccaatgcggggctcgatcccaggacctgggatcatgacctgagccgaaggcagacgcttaacgactgagccacccaggcaccccgtcctCATACTCCTTAAGATAATCTACTTTGCACACTTTTGAAACACTGGAATATAGGATAGATCagagtttctcagcctcagtAACATTGACATCTTGGATCAGATAAGTCTGTTGTGGGAGGCTgttctgtgcactgtaggatgtttagcagtatccctgactgctacccactagatgccagtagcccatcctcccacctctaGCTGTGACAGTCAAAAATGTCTAGCTATGCCATATGTTCTCTGGAGGGCAAAATGGCCCCCAGTTGGAGACCACTGGCGTAATTCAGGGGTGAGAGGTAAGGTTGGAAAGATAAGTTGAAACCAAATGGGGAAGGCTCTTTTGAATGCCGTGTTCAGAGATTTGGCCATGGATGATTTCTTTCAGAATTGGGTAGTGATGTGATGAGAGTTTTTTAGGACTGACATTCTGGCAGCAGGATTAAGAGTAGAACGAAATAAAAGAGTTTGGAGGCCTGGAGATCTTAGGATATGGTGGGACAGGCAGAGTTAAGAGGACCCAAATGAATATAGTGGTAAAGGAGGAAGTATATGGGTCAGGATGAGGAATGTTAGATGGGAATTCTCTTGGGAGTAGAATCTGGCTAAGGCCTCTATCATTAGCAAAATTGAATGGTGTGAATTGCATTTTTCAGATTTACCTTCTGTTGGAGGCTTAAAAGCATTGttctagaagaagaaaatagagaaacaaaaaccagagGTAGTCTGTAACTATTCATCAGACCACAAGTAATTGAACATTATTTATGAACTATTGGttgtattaaaaaatatcttcggtgtttcattcattttgataaCATTTCGTTCTTTCTGATACCTGGTTTAATTCTGTCATATTGTTATTGATGGGAAACCAGGTGCAAAAGGCCAAGTAGATTGGCAGTAATTGCTCAGGAgaatttgtaatataatttaactttCTCTTTATAGTTCTCTGTAGCATTATGCCTTTAGAATTAGCATTATGCCTttagaactgagccacccaggcgccccactatctgttaacattttgtttggGTATACTAGCTATATTGGTTACAtatattaagttttatttaagtactcagagttttaaaaaactcGCAGTTGTACGAAGTAAACTTTTCATTGCTGATGGAATTATGAATTCGTGCAAtacttttggaaaacagtgtgataATTCAAGAAGTTAGAAAGATGTTTTTATGTCTAATTCTAGacatttatcctaaggaaatcaACAGATGCAAAATTACATATACCCTACAGAGATATTCATTGTAGTGTAatagcaaagagaaataaatgtatagcATCTATAAGAGGAAATATGTGGACATTAGAAATAtatttggaggggcgcctgggtggctcagttggttgagcggctgccttcagctcaggtcatgatcccagggtcctgggatcgagtcccgcatcaggctccctgctggacagggggcctgcttctccctctccctctgcctgcctgccgctccccctgcttgtgctctctctctcactctctctctgtgtcaaataaataaataaaatctttaaaaaaaaaaaaaaagaaatacatttggaaatatgCAGAAATggttgatctttatttttttttaagattttatttatttatttgagagagagagagcacatgagggggtgGGCAAagcgggagggagaagcagactccctgctgagcagggagcccgaccccggggtggggagggggcttgatcccaggaccctgagatcatgacctgagcttaaggcagctgcttaactgactgagcccccaccaggtgccccgagaattgGTTGATCTTTAAATGAGAATAGCTGTATGTAATATGATACATAAATGCaaccttttaaaacttaaaattgttGGGCAGTGAGATGATGGGAGTTTcaagttattttaattctttagtaTTCATATGTCTTATGATTTAAATGCATACTAGTTCTGAAGATGAAGTGGATGTGCTTTTACATGGAACTCCTGACCAAAAACGAAAACTCATCAGAGAATGTCTTACTGGCGAAAGTGAATCATCTAGTGAAgatgaatttgaaaaagaaatggaagctgaATTAAATTCCACCATAAAAACAATGGAGGACAAGTTATCCTCTCTGGAAACAGGTAAACTTTTAGTTAGATTTTCatatagatatttttctaagttCCACAAGGGCAGGAACCTTATGCTCTGTTGTGTCACCAGCACTTtgagcaggtgctcaataaatatttattgtgaaagaataaatatgtttGGCAACTTGAGCATAGTTTTCTTTGATGACTAGTGAAGaattttcctgtgttgttgaaaTGACACTATTAGTATTGTTTACTTGCATgatttccttttgtaatttttacCCCAGGGTAAAAAAGACACACGAGCTTATAGAGGTATTTTTAGGGTTATATAGCACTGATATAGCAGATTGAATGGTCACCACAAATTCCTGTCTCATTTTAGTAAGTAAGTAATGAAAGTTAGTAAGTAATGAAACATACTTCATTTTGATACTTCGTTTTTATGTAAAGTGTACCTGACCCAAAAACTGATTTGTGCCTCAGCTTTGGTTTCCATGTTAGGAACTGAAAGCAtatgtaataataaaagcaaaagaagatgTTAATTAAGAGGAAGAATTAGGGACACAGGCATGTGATGACATGAATATAGTGTGAGTCATGGCACTAGGCACAACTGAGAAGAGAAGAGTGTGTCCTTGAATCATGCCCCCCTGCCTCTCTGTAGGGCTCTTATTTTCTTCCCCCTGAAGTCGCTTACAATGAGATGTTTATTTCCTGTCCTTAACAGCGTACTGCATGGCTGAAAGGTAGAGATGTGTATGGTGGCAACCTAGGAATAGGCTATTTTATTGAATTAGATTTgtgagagggtgagagaaaaaTTTTCTCATGATTTGGAACACTTCATTACTGTAATTAACAATTATAGTTCTCTGTAATTGCATAGGGCACAGAAATTCAGTAAGTCATTGATGTGGAAGTATTTTTTCATCCAAATGAGATTGGGAATGAGTTGATAATTACTTTGAGGTGATGGAAGAATAAATtgagttttttttccttgtcaattGTGTATGGTTTAGTCTGTAAACTGCCCTTATGTAAATAGGGTCTTCCTCAGGAACTGGAAAAGTTGGAACAGCTCTGACAAAGTACTATGATGATATATATTTTGATTCTGATTCTGAGGATGAAGACAAAACAGGTAAGTAGCATGTTTACCAGGTTTAGCTGTTACATTTTGTAGAAAAAAGGTTTACCTAACAATTATTGGATATTAGAATTTCCCtctgaattttatcttttaagaaattgtAGGCTGTTGATGTGAAAACAAAAGCAGGAATTGATGGGAATGCACATATGAGGACATGGGACCAGCAAGGATGCTGCATGGGCATTCCAGGGGTGAGGGAGAGTGTGTCCTGACTCAGTCCTGACTTCCTCAGGGCTTGTGGCCCCCCTCTTCTTTAAGGTTCCTTAGCTCAGCAACATTTGCTTTCATGCCGACAAATAGTTTCTgtatttttacagaaaatatagaaatttagATAATCTTTATACTTTGCAGAAGTTTTTCTAACTCATTGCTTTTTTATCGGCTTCTCTGTTCTCTGGAATTGATTTTGTATAAAATGTGAGCAAAGGTGAACATAATAAGAGTTAAAATTGATTTAGTTATATCAGGAATTACACTGGCATGCACAAGTAACACATTTATATGGTAAAGAAACaattagatgctcaactgactgtgctacccaggcaccccaagaaataatatttttatatattattaccTAAATATTAACCTACTTAAGTACTTTAAAAGTCTAGTGCATGTGGATAACCGTAGtggtttttcatctttttttaaaagattttatttatttattttgagagagagagtgagactgTGCGCGTGCATGCCTACttgtgtgagttgggggaggggcagaggcatagggagagagaacctccagcaggctaaccctgagtgtggagcctgacatggggcttgatctcatgaccctgagatcatgatgcaagctgaaatcaagagtcggatgcccaaccaactgaaccactcaggtgcccctgtttttttcactcatttttgaaatatttttattctgatttttttttttttttaagattttacttatttatttgtcagagagcgagagcacccaagcagggggaaaggaaaggcaggcagggggtgaaacaggcttcccgctgagcagggagcccagtgcgggactcgatcccaggaccccgggatcatgacctgagccgaaggcagacgctcaacgactgagccacccagggaccctgaaATACTTTTATTCTGATTTCAGTAGCATTTTCTATATGGGAACTTGTTGAGAATTTATAACATCAAAAAGTTTCTGGTCTTGGTTTACTTTGAGTAGCTTTTCTGAGACTGAATTCTCATTATTTGAGTTCAGTTCTTGAGATAACATGTTTTTAGTGAAGAAAcagttttttcctcctctgtcatcTTCATTTTAATCCTTTATTAATTGGACAAGAACTTTATTTGGGggaatagttaaaaaaatttttttaaggaaaatatacataggaaaaaaaatgtagctgaAGGTTCTGCGTTCTGTATTAAAGAAGTGTGTGCTTTAGACATGATACCTAGCCATAtccttaacattttcaaaattagcaCAGGTgaccaagaagaaaaagaaaaaccgaCACAGGATTCCAACAAATGatgagctactctatgaccctgAAAAAGATAGCAGGGATCAGGCCTGGGTTGATGCGCAGAGAAGAGGGTAAGAACTGAACTCGAATATTTAGAATCTTTGGAGAAAAAGGATTAAAAGATGATTTT
This genomic interval carries:
- the LOC110585159 gene encoding E2F-associated phosphoprotein; its protein translation is MHTSSEDEVDVLLHGTPDQKRKLIRECLTGESESSSEDEFEKEMEAELNSTIKTMEDKLSSLETGSSSGTGKVGTALTKYYDDIYFDSDSEDEDKTAQVTKKKKKNRHRIPTNDELLYDPEKDSRDQAWVDAQRRGYHGFGIQRPHQQQQPVPNSDAVLNCPACMTTLCLDCQRHESYKTQYRAMFVMNCSVNKEEVLRYKIPENRKKRRGHKKMRSNHEDAAEQAEAQVEEIYHPVMCTECSTEVAVYDKDEVFHFFNVLASHS